The Meles meles chromosome 12, mMelMel3.1 paternal haplotype, whole genome shotgun sequence genome includes a window with the following:
- the TRIAP1 gene encoding TP53-regulated inhibitor of apoptosis 1 has translation MNSVGEACTDMKREYDQCFNRWFAEKFLKGDGSGDPCTDLFKRYQQCVQKAIKEKEIPIEGLEFMGHSKEKPESSS, from the exons ATGAATAGCGTAGGGGAGGCCTGCACCGACATGAAGCGCGAGTACGACCAGTGCTTCAATCGCTGGTTTGCCGAGAAGTTCCTCAAGGGGGACGGCTCCGGAGACCCGTGCACCGACCTCTTCAAGCGCTATCAGCAGTGTGTTCAG aaagcaatAAAGGAGAAGGAGATTCCCATTGAAGGACTGGAATTCATGGGCCATAGCAAAGAAAAGCCTGAAAGCTCTTCTTGA
- the LOC123953959 gene encoding cytochrome c oxidase subunit 6A1, mitochondrial produces MAAAAAALFRLSGLLGRSGAQLGRPMSSGAHGEEGSARMWKALTYFVALPGVGVSMLNVFLKSHHGEHERPEFVAYPHLRIRSKPFPWGDGNHTLFHNSHVNPLPTGYEDE; encoded by the exons atggcggcggcggcggctgctctGTTCCGGCTGTCTGGGCTGCTAGGTCGATCCGGGGCACAGCTGGGGCGGCCTATGTCAAGTGGCGCCCACGGCGAGGAGGGCTCAG CTCGCATGTGGAAGGCTCTCACCTACTTCGTAGCGCTCCCCGGCGTGGGTGTGAGCATGCTGAATGTCTTCCTGAAGTCGCATCATGGAGAGCATGAGAGACCCGAGTTCGTCGCCTACCCCCATCTCCGCATCAGGTCCAAG CCCTTTCCCTGGGGAGATGGTAACCATACTCTATTCCATAACTCTCACGTGAATCCACTTCCAACCGGCTATGAAGATGAATAG